A window of the Deltaproteobacteria bacterium genome harbors these coding sequences:
- a CDS encoding endonuclease/exonuclease/phosphatase family protein: MQEAPSSLSHDLHPHILLKLREFHSTESLEKSPLFQEVRPKIQKLLSSYDLVHQVPEPAPEPFYRCVAWNIERGMRFEAILHYLKNHPLLSTADILLITEADLGMARSGNRDVAQELAQELQMNYFFAPSYLNLSKGCGIEQEVSGENKLGIAGNAILSRYPISNPMAVPLPNAHDKMRGREKRVGSQSAPIAQINLGRRSIVVSAVHLDVRSTQKHRILQLEKVTEVVREMGGGPALIGGDWNTSTYDAHSAFSSILGFWIRVFIGTGNMIKNHYPHPDRFFERRLFERLEANGFDYKSCNELGVGTSHFSVGDLKQFKNLREWLPNWCFRFVDWALKEHGGRCSFKLDWFTQRGLKILKEGEGSSARKGKSVGAKVIGNLDYENYPSSQGLKNRLG, from the coding sequence ATGCAAGAAGCTCCCAGCTCTTTATCACACGATCTGCATCCCCACATCTTATTAAAGCTAAGAGAGTTTCATTCAACAGAATCTTTGGAAAAATCACCACTTTTTCAGGAGGTTCGCCCGAAGATCCAAAAACTCCTTTCGAGTTATGATTTGGTTCATCAGGTTCCTGAACCGGCACCGGAGCCTTTTTATCGTTGTGTGGCATGGAATATCGAAAGGGGGATGCGTTTTGAGGCGATTCTTCATTATTTGAAAAACCACCCGCTTCTTTCGACGGCGGATATTCTTCTGATCACGGAGGCTGATTTGGGCATGGCACGATCGGGCAACAGGGATGTCGCTCAGGAATTGGCCCAGGAGCTTCAGATGAATTATTTTTTCGCACCTTCCTATCTTAATTTATCGAAAGGGTGCGGTATTGAGCAGGAGGTTTCAGGGGAAAATAAATTGGGGATCGCCGGGAATGCGATTCTTTCCCGTTACCCTATTTCAAATCCAATGGCCGTTCCCCTCCCGAATGCCCACGACAAGATGAGAGGACGGGAAAAGAGGGTGGGGAGTCAGAGTGCCCCGATAGCCCAAATTAATTTAGGCAGGAGGTCGATTGTTGTTTCAGCAGTCCATCTGGATGTCCGTTCGACCCAGAAGCATCGGATCCTTCAGCTGGAAAAAGTGACCGAAGTGGTTCGAGAGATGGGGGGTGGCCCGGCACTAATCGGTGGGGATTGGAATACAAGCACCTACGATGCGCATAGCGCCTTCTCCTCGATCCTCGGTTTTTGGATCCGGGTTTTCATCGGGACCGGGAATATGATCAAAAATCACTACCCCCATCCCGACCGTTTTTTTGAGAGGAGGCTCTTTGAGCGGCTCGAGGCGAACGGTTTTGATTATAAGTCATGTAATGAGTTAGGGGTTGGGACGAGTCATTTCTCTGTTGGAGATCTCAAGCAATTCAAGAACCTTCGTGAATGGCTCCCCAACTGGTGCTTTCGGTTTGTCGATTGGGCTCTTAAGGAGCATGGGGGGCGTTGTTCTTTCAAACTCGATTGGTTTACCCAAAGGGGGCTGAAGATCCTCAAGGAAGGGGAGGGGAGCTCAGCTCGCAAGGGAAAATCAGTAGGGGCGAAAGTTATCGGGAATCTGGACTACGAGAATTATCCCAGCTCACAAGGACTCAAGAATCGTCTAGGTTAG